One genomic region from Leptolyngbyaceae cyanobacterium JSC-12 encodes:
- a CDS encoding deacetylase, histone deacetylase/acetoin utilization protein (IMG reference gene:2510095910~PFAM: Histone deacetylase domain): protein MLPVIYSDEFLLHETGYFHPERPARLTAIKEALKAASWADRLLWKTPTPVAQRSVMSEIKRVHSSRYIEAVRQLANRGGGYLDADTPVSPRTFEVAQLAVSAWLDGVDYVLQTAEPSFVLARPPGHHAVSDRGMGFCIFSNAAIAAFYALEQPKVNRVAILDWDVHHGNGTQAIVELNPNIAYCSLHESPQYPGTGAASEHGFHNNVLNVPMRSGSTISDYQPAFEQAIMPFLANFQPDLLIVSAGYDATQDDPLAGICLQPDDYHFFTQQCLQLTHNILFGLEGGYDLEALSQSVIATIRACLDVHQELV, encoded by the coding sequence ATGCTGCCAGTGATTTACTCCGATGAGTTTTTGCTGCATGAAACTGGCTACTTCCACCCTGAAAGACCTGCACGCTTAACTGCAATTAAAGAGGCTCTAAAAGCTGCATCCTGGGCAGACCGATTACTATGGAAAACTCCAACGCCTGTAGCACAACGCTCTGTAATGTCGGAGATTAAGCGGGTTCATTCATCACGATACATTGAGGCAGTGCGGCAGTTGGCGAATCGCGGTGGTGGATACCTGGATGCTGATACACCTGTTTCTCCCCGCACATTTGAAGTAGCACAACTGGCTGTCAGTGCCTGGCTGGATGGGGTAGACTATGTGCTGCAAACCGCTGAACCGTCTTTTGTGCTGGCGCGTCCCCCTGGGCATCATGCGGTTAGTGATCGCGGTATGGGGTTTTGCATCTTCTCAAACGCGGCGATCGCTGCATTCTATGCTCTGGAACAACCGAAGGTAAACCGAGTTGCGATTTTGGATTGGGATGTGCATCATGGCAACGGTACCCAGGCGATCGTGGAACTGAATCCTAATATTGCCTATTGCTCTTTGCACGAATCACCCCAATATCCGGGAACTGGAGCCGCCAGTGAACACGGATTTCACAATAATGTGCTGAATGTGCCAATGCGATCGGGCAGTACGATCTCTGATTATCAGCCCGCCTTTGAGCAAGCGATCATGCCATTTCTGGCAAACTTTCAGCCCGATTTGCTAATCGTTAGTGCAGGGTATGATGCCACCCAAGATGATCCACTGGCTGGAATTTGTCTGCAACCCGATGATTACCATTTCTTCACTCAACAGTGCTTACAACTCACCCACAACATCCTGTTTGGGCTGGAAGGTGGTTATGATCTGGAAGCATTGTCCCAATCTGTGATTGCCACAATTCGGGCTTGTCTAGACGTTCATCAGGAGCTTGTTTGA
- a CDS encoding putative low-complexity protein (IMG reference gene:2510095912~PFAM: Pentapeptide repeats (8 copies)), with protein sequence MNASELLKRYDAGETDFQGENLYGVDLSGADLIGIDLTGCDLRGANFVLAYLNRANLSRANLVGARLSGANLSQADLLCANLQDTDLHGAILYAADLRGADITLANLLDANLISADLRNVNLSGATLRGACLRGANLRYEKRCYDGANLRGADLRNADLRGANLTGADLGKADLTCANLSEASLREVNLSGAILIEAELRGTFLTDAIAIEAVFKQANLVNAKLERANLTEADLTNCNLSDANLTDATLVKVRCLQAKMMRSRFNRADLSRADLRGVDLTETTFIEAYLGRADLRNANLKDANLAKAELSSANLNGANLQGATLPDGTIHD encoded by the coding sequence ATGAATGCCAGTGAGTTATTGAAGCGCTACGATGCCGGAGAAACAGACTTTCAAGGTGAAAATCTGTATGGAGTCGATTTAAGTGGAGCTGATCTCATTGGAATAGACCTCACAGGATGCGATCTGCGGGGTGCCAATTTTGTGCTGGCATACCTCAACCGAGCCAACTTGAGCCGTGCTAATCTGGTGGGTGCTCGTCTCAGCGGTGCGAATTTAAGCCAGGCGGATTTGCTTTGCGCCAACCTGCAAGATACCGATTTGCATGGAGCGATTTTATACGCGGCTGATCTGCGAGGTGCAGACATCACGCTGGCAAATTTGTTGGATGCGAACTTGATTAGTGCTGATTTACGGAATGTGAACTTGAGCGGTGCCACCCTGCGAGGGGCATGTTTGCGAGGGGCAAATCTGCGCTATGAGAAGCGCTGCTACGATGGCGCTAACCTGCGAGGGGCGGATTTGCGGAATGCGGATTTGCGAGGGGCAAACTTAACAGGTGCAGACTTAGGCAAAGCAGATCTAACGTGTGCAAACTTGAGCGAAGCCAGTTTGCGTGAAGTGAATTTGAGTGGGGCGATCTTAATAGAAGCGGAACTGAGAGGGACTTTTTTAACCGATGCGATCGCGATTGAAGCGGTATTCAAGCAGGCGAACCTAGTGAATGCCAAGTTGGAACGGGCCAATTTAACGGAAGCCGATTTAACTAACTGTAATTTGAGTGATGCCAACTTAACAGATGCCACCCTGGTAAAGGTGCGTTGCCTCCAGGCAAAGATGATGCGATCTCGCTTTAACCGGGCAGACCTCAGCCGGGCAGATTTACGAGGAGTGGATCTGACAGAAACCACGTTTATCGAGGCATACCTGGGCAGAGCCGATTTACGAAATGCCAACCTGAAAGATGCCAATTTGGCAAAAGCAGAGCTAAGTAGCGCCAATTTGAATGGAGCAAACCTGCAAGGAGCCACTTTGCCCGATGGCACAATCCATGACTAG
- a CDS encoding putative membrane protein (IMG reference gene:2510095911~PFAM: GtrA-like protein; Glycosyl transferase family 2), protein MLITGQNLLPVPSGELRICRLPNSWHVRDSHLPELAIAHPVKFSLVVPTYNEAGNIERIIRLLSHLLDESLTDDYELIIVDDDSPDQTWHYAQALMPEYPHLRVMRRQHERGLSTAVIRGWQAAHGEILGVIDGDLQHPPETLLALLAKIDDGADLAVASRHVEGGGVSTWSATRRFLSRGAQLLGLIVLPQVVSRVTDPMSGYFLVQRAAIADVPLNPVGYKILIEVLGRGSIKTIAEVGYVFHEREEGESKVTWKQYTDYLQHLLRLRIASGRLGRLSRNFKFPVGRFLRFGLVGLSGLVVDMTALYFFFEVLNVGLTRSAIFAAELAIINNFYWNDVWTFSDLAKQQRGWQLMIKRFFKFNIVCLMGLILKILLLNLFFNGLNLNAYVANLLAIAIVTFWNFWINLKLSWRVTQVK, encoded by the coding sequence ATGCTAATAACAGGACAGAATTTACTTCCCGTTCCATCCGGTGAGCTGCGAATTTGCAGATTGCCAAATTCTTGGCACGTTAGAGACAGCCATCTGCCCGAACTGGCGATCGCTCATCCAGTGAAATTTTCGCTGGTGGTTCCCACCTACAATGAAGCTGGAAACATTGAACGGATCATTCGGCTACTTAGCCACCTTTTAGACGAGTCTCTGACTGATGATTATGAATTAATCATCGTTGATGATGATAGTCCAGACCAAACCTGGCACTATGCTCAGGCGTTAATGCCTGAATATCCTCATCTACGAGTCATGCGTCGTCAACATGAACGAGGGCTTTCTACAGCAGTCATCCGCGGCTGGCAGGCAGCTCATGGCGAGATTTTAGGCGTGATCGATGGAGATTTGCAGCATCCACCTGAAACATTGCTGGCTCTGCTTGCCAAAATTGACGATGGGGCAGATTTAGCCGTTGCCAGTCGGCATGTGGAAGGTGGTGGTGTTAGCACCTGGAGTGCTACTCGACGGTTTTTGTCCCGTGGAGCTCAACTGCTGGGGCTGATTGTGTTGCCGCAGGTGGTTAGTCGGGTGACTGATCCAATGAGTGGATATTTCCTGGTACAACGAGCTGCGATCGCCGATGTTCCCCTCAACCCAGTTGGATACAAAATTTTAATTGAAGTCTTGGGACGTGGCTCAATCAAAACAATTGCTGAAGTCGGCTATGTTTTTCATGAACGAGAAGAAGGCGAGAGCAAAGTTACCTGGAAGCAGTACACCGATTACTTGCAGCACCTGCTCAGGTTGCGAATTGCTTCTGGTCGCCTGGGCCGATTAAGCCGTAACTTCAAATTTCCAGTGGGGCGCTTTTTGCGCTTTGGGCTGGTTGGGCTGAGTGGGTTGGTTGTAGACATGACGGCGCTCTATTTCTTTTTTGAGGTTTTGAATGTTGGGCTAACGCGCAGCGCTATTTTCGCAGCCGAGCTTGCCATTATCAACAATTTCTACTGGAATGATGTGTGGACATTTAGTGACCTTGCAAAGCAGCAACGGGGCTGGCAGTTGATGATTAAACGCTTCTTCAAGTTCAATATTGTGTGCTTGATGGGGCTGATTCTGAAAATTCTGCTGCTAAACCTGTTTTTCAATGGGTTAAATCTCAATGCATATGTCGCAAATTTGCTTGCGATCGCGATCGTCACCTTCTGGAACTTCTGGATCAACCTGAAGCTAAGTTGGCGAGTGACGCAAGTGAAATAA